The genomic region ATTAAATCCCGAGCCACCAGCGGATCGGGCGCGGTTGCGACCATCTCCATGTCGCTATGGCTATTAATAATTTCGGTCATGATCTGGCGCATCAGCGCGGAATCATCCACCGACAGTACCCTGATTTTACTCATCCTTTATCCTTACTTAGCGCATACACCGTCTGTCCGCGCAGGCTAAAATCGCGAACAAGATTGCTAAAGTTTTCTGAATGTCCGGCAAACAGCAGACCGTCAGGCTTAAGGAGCGGAACAAAGCGACGCAGGATCTCCTGCTGCGTTTCTTTATCGAAATAGATCATCACGTTACGACAAAAAATGGCGTCGAACGGCCCCGGTACGTTGTATTGCTTGTCTAACAGGTTTAACCCCGTGAACTCCACGTGACTTGCCAGCTCCTGACGTACGCGAACCAGACCGTCATGAGGCCCCGTGCCGCGCATGAAATAGCGTTGCAATTGCTGTGGCGACAGCGTTTTCAACTCATCCTGGCGATAAACCCCGTTACGGGCCTTCTCCAGCACTTCGGTATCAATATCGCTGGCATACACTTTCCAGCGTCCCGGCGCGGTGCCCAGCGTATCCGCCAGCGTTATGGCGATGCTGTACGGTTCTTCCCCGGTGGAGGCTGCTGCGCTCCATACCCGGAATTCACCATTGCGGCGTCGGGCATGCTCCGCCAGCACCGGAAAGTGGTGCCCTTCACGAAAGAATGCCGTCAGGTTTGTGGTTAACGAGTTAATAAAAGCCTGCCACTCAGCGCTATTTGGATTGGCTTCCAGAATGCCAAGATAACGACCAAAGTCGTCCAGCCCCAGGGTACGTAGTCGACGGACCAGGCGGTTATAAACCATATCCCGCTTATGGTCAGCCAGCACGATCCCTGCGCGCTGGTATATCAATTGGCATATCCGACGAAAATGCGCGTCGGACAGCGCAAGGCGCTGCGTCATCTGTAACAGTAATGACGTGTGCTCGGTGGGCTGAGATGATGTCATAGCGCCTTCTTAGTCACTTTCAGGATACAACTGACGCAGCGTACTGCGGCGTCAACTCTTGGTGTGTTACCACCGGTTCTTCCAGTTTGAAAACCGCGACGCGGGCAGAAAGTGTGTCTGCCTGCATCGCAAGTTGATCGGTGGCGGCCGCGGCTTCTTCCACCAGGGCTGCGTTCTGCTGCGTCACCTGGTCCATCTGGCTAACGGCTTGCGCCACCTGTTCAATCCCTCGGCGTTGCTCATCCGATGCGGAGGCAATCTCCCCCATAATGTCGTTCACACGGGTCACGGACTTAACGATTTCATTCATCGTCTGTGCGGCGGTACCCACGAGTTGTGAACCCTGCTGTACGCGATCCACTGACTCCTCAATCAGCCCCTTAATCTCTTTCGCTGCCTGCGCACTGCGGCTTGCGAGGTTACGCACTTCACCTGCCACCACGGCAAAACCCCGTCCCTGTTCACCCGCTCGTGCGGCTTCGACGGCCGCATTCAGCGCCAGAATGTTGGTCTGGAAGGCGATGCCGTCGATAACACCAATGATGTCGCCAATCTTTTGCGAACTGGCGGCAATCTCATCCATGGTGCTAGCCACTTTCGAGGTTTGAATACCGCCCGTTTTCGCCGTATCCGCAGCGCTTTTAGCGAGGCCGGAAGCCTGCCGCGCATTATCGGCGTTCTGCCCGACGGTAGCCGTCAACTGCTCCATGCTGGCGGCCGTTTGCGCCAGCGAGGCCGCCTGCTCTTCAGTACGCGACGACAGGTCATTATTCCCGCTCGCGATTTCCGAAATTCCGGTATGCATCGCCAGACTTCCCTGACGCACATCGCTGACGGTTTCACGTAGTGCGAGCTGCATCGCCTTCAGGCTGGCGAAGATGGCCGAAATCTCATTGCGCCCGTAGACGGCAATCGGACGAGCCAGGTTGCCCTGAGCAATACTGTCAAAATGACTGCCGATAATCGCCAAAGGCTGGACAATCATCTTTCGCGCCCAGAAGAGCGCCCCGCCGGTTAATAGCACCGCCAGCACAACCATACCGATGAACACAATGGCTGATTTATGGTAATTGCTTTTGCTTTGTTCCCCCGCTGTCAGCAGAACGGTGTTAATGCCCTGCTGCCATGCGTTGAAATTGACGTCAAAAGCATCCTGTGAGGTCTGTACTGGCGCCGTCAGAAAATCTGATAGCTGATTGTTTTCCAGCCACGTGGCCTGGTGTTCCAGATCGCCATGCCATTGGGCGAAACTTTTCTCTGTGGCAACCTGAAGGGCCTTTCCCTCTTCGGTGTTCGCCTCAATGGCCATAAAGCTTTTAAACATCGAGTCAGACTGCGACAGACTTTTGCGCGCGATGACCATCAACGTTTTGATATCATCGGGCGGATAGCTCAGTGCCGTGAGCGTGCCGGCCTTGTTAAGGGCGGTGCTCGCCTGTAATAAAACGGCGCGCGTTTGTGCCAGCGCCGCGCGTTGCTGATTACTCTGCTCGACCTGATTCAGGCTCTGATAACCGTCCCGAAACGCCCAGAAAGACAAGCCATTGCTGCCAATCTGCAATACTCCGCAGATGATTAAAATCAAAAACAGTGTGGTCGAGATTCGAATACGATTAAACATCAACGCTCCCAGAAGGCGGCACTCGCCGCAGTGTTAAATGATCAAAATGTTTCCCAGTTAGAATCTTGCTCCGTGCTCAGTGCACGTACTTGTGCGGTGCGCTGCACTTCTACAGACGCGCGCTCTTCCTTTGCTTTATCAGCTGTTGGACGTGCGGCAAGACGAAATGCCGACACCGCCATCGTTAAACGACTGGCCTGCTCTTCAAGTGCCGCCGCCGCCGCAGCTGATTGTTGTACCAGCGAGGCGTTTTGTTGTGTTACGCGGTCCATCTCTGTTACCGCTAACGCCACCTGGTCAATACCACGACTCTGTTCGTCGGATGCCGATGCGATCTCACCCATGATGTCAGTGACACGGGTAACTGCATTAACGATGTCGTTCATCGTGTCGCCGGCGCTTTCCACCAGGACAGAACCGGTATCCACGCGAGAAACAGAGTCTTCAATTAAGGCCTTAATCTCTTTTGCCGCCTGCGCACTGCGGCTGGCGAGGTTACGAACTTCCCCAGCAACCACCGCAAAACCACGCCCCTGCTCACCGGCGCGCGCCGCTTCAACTGCCGCGTTAAGCGCCAGAATATTGGTCTGGAATGCAATGCCGTCGATCACACTGATGATGTCGGCAATCTTCTTCGAGCTACCGGCAATCTCGTGCATCGTCTTCACGACGTTATCCACAACTTTGCCGCCGTGCTGTGCGGTATCGGATGCGCTTTGCGCTAACTGCGACGCCTGACGCGCGTTATCGGCGTTCTGCTTCACGGTTGCGGTCAACTCTTCCATGCTCGCCGCCGTCTCTTCCAGTGCGGAGGCCTGCTGCTCAGTACGTGAGGAGAGATCGGTATTACCCGCTGCGATTTCGCTGGTTCCGGAGTAGATAGCATCGGAGCCTTCGCGAACCTGAGTGACCGTGTCGACCAGCGAACGCTGCATGTGATGTACAGTGTTTGCCAGCTCGCCAATTTCGTTACGGCCAGCGACGCTGAGCGTGTTAGTTAAATTACCGCCGGCAATTTCGCGAATATGAGCGACCACGCGGGAAAGTGGATTAAGCAGGGTATGACGAATGCCGTACCACACCACCACCAGAATCAGCGCCAGGACAACGGCCATGATGCCAAGCTGCCATTTAGCAAACTGGTAATCACTGGCACTTTCGTCAAACGCCGTCAGATAGAGTTTTCCGCTCAGGGTGGAATATTTACTTAACGCTTCACCCAGGGCGTTTTGCATCCCCTGAGTGGGTTGCGCGAAATAAGCATCCATGTTGCCGTTTTCCAGAAACTGCACCAGTTCAGCCAATGCGTTATGGTAGTTCTGGAATTTTTCATCAATATTTCCGCTGGCCTCAACCATTTCAGGCAGCGGCGTTGCTGCTTTAAAGTTGTTGTAATGACTGGCCGCCTGCGCGAGCGTTCCTTTCGCATTCTTCAGCAGGTCGGTTTTTGCGCTGCTCTGTTGGTTGTTCGGGTCCATCATCATGCGCGCAGCGGAACGACTCAGGTTGATACGCGTTTGCAGCATCAGATCCCAGGTTGAGGTCAGTTCGGTTTGCTGTTCACGCAGATCGTTAGCGATAACAAAACTATTTTGGTTTTTGTGCAGTGATGAAAATAAAAGTCCACCAGAGACAAGCTGCAGCAGTGCGAAGATCCCAAGCACCAGCATTAGCAATGTGACAACACGGATACGGTTAAACATGAGATACCTTCCTTAAAACGAGTTACCAACGTTATCGGCATCCGCGAAAAGAACTTTATGTTTGCGAAAGGGATACTTTCCTGAAGCAATGTGACGATGCTGACCGCCCGGTTTTCGGGCGATTCTTTGTCATAAAACACAACTAAATGAATAAAAGATAAAAAATTGTTGTAACCCTCGTGGCATTCAGTACATTTGTAAAACAAATAATTCAGCGTCAAATAATATGAAAATCATATGCATCGCTGAGAGAGAATATTGAATTCAGCCCGAGGGATTGTTAGTGGCAAACTCAAGTAAGCTCACGATATTCATCGTGATTTTTATGCTGGCAGGTATTGCTTCAGGTGCGGTCATTCATACCTGGGCTTCAGAAAACGTCATCACCGCCTGGTCCGGCAACATTACCCTGTTCACCGATATGTTTTTACGTCTGATCAAGATGGTGATTGCACCGTTAGTGTTCAGCACCCTGACGGTCGGTATTATGCGCCTGGGCGAGACGTCGACCATTGGGCGCGTGGGCGGTAAAGCAATGCTGTGGTTCATCAGCTCTTCTGTGCTGTCAATTCTGGTGGGGCTTTTGATAGTGAGTCTGGAACAGCCCGGCAGCGGCTTAAATCTGACGATCCCCACGGAGGCGGTGGAAACCGGTTTGGCCGTGGGTGGAATGAGCCTGAAAGGTTTTCTGTCACATACGATTCCTACCAGCATTGCCGGGGCGATGGCCGATAACGAAATTTTGCAGATTGTCGTCTTTTCGCTGTTTTTCGGTATTGGCGGCGCGTCACTGGGGGAGAAATTTAACGCCCCGCTGGTGGCGGCGCTGGACGTTGTTTCCCACATCATGCTGAAGGTCACCGGCTATGTTATGTATGTGGCCCCGCTGGCCATTTTTGCCGCGATCTCATCGGTGATCGCCACTGAAGGGTTGGGTATTCTGCTGAACTACGCCTCCTTTATTGGCGGCTATTACGCTGCGATCTTGCTGACCTGCCTGGTACTGCTGGCGGCTGGCTACCTGGTACTGAAAAAAGAGGTATTCCGTCTCGTCAGTATGTTGAAAGATCCGGTACTGGTAGCCTTTACGACCAGCAGTTCTGAAGCCGCCTATCCGAAGACCCTGGAACAACTGGAAAAATTTGGCTGTTCGCGCAGTATCGTCTCTTTTGTTCTGCCGATTGGCTACTCGTTTAATCTGGTGGGTTCAATGGTGTACTGCTCATTTGCGTCGATGTTTATCGCGCAGGCCTACAATATTCATCTGTCATTTGCCGAGACGGGTGTCCTGATGCTTACGCTGATGCTGGCCTCAAAAGGGATTGCCGGTGTCCCCCGTTCGGCGCTGGTGGTGCTGGCAGCGACCATTCCGAGTTTTAACATTCCGGTCGCCGGCATTCTGCTGTTGATGGGAATTGACCATTTTCTCGATATGGGGCGTTCGGCAATCAACGTGTTGGGAAATGGGATAGCCACCGCAATGCTGGCACAGGACG from Citrobacter sp. RHB25-C09 harbors:
- the tap gene encoding methyl-accepting chemotaxis protein IV yields the protein MFNRIRISTTLFLILIICGVLQIGSNGLSFWAFRDGYQSLNQVEQSNQQRAALAQTRAVLLQASTALNKAGTLTALSYPPDDIKTLMVIARKSLSQSDSMFKSFMAIEANTEEGKALQVATEKSFAQWHGDLEHQATWLENNQLSDFLTAPVQTSQDAFDVNFNAWQQGINTVLLTAGEQSKSNYHKSAIVFIGMVVLAVLLTGGALFWARKMIVQPLAIIGSHFDSIAQGNLARPIAVYGRNEISAIFASLKAMQLALRETVSDVRQGSLAMHTGISEIASGNNDLSSRTEEQAASLAQTAASMEQLTATVGQNADNARQASGLAKSAADTAKTGGIQTSKVASTMDEIAASSQKIGDIIGVIDGIAFQTNILALNAAVEAARAGEQGRGFAVVAGEVRNLASRSAQAAKEIKGLIEESVDRVQQGSQLVGTAAQTMNEIVKSVTRVNDIMGEIASASDEQRRGIEQVAQAVSQMDQVTQQNAALVEEAAAATDQLAMQADTLSARVAVFKLEEPVVTHQELTPQYAASVVS
- the cheR gene encoding protein-glutamate O-methyltransferase CheR; its protein translation is MTSSQPTEHTSLLLQMTQRLALSDAHFRRICQLIYQRAGIVLADHKRDMVYNRLVRRLRTLGLDDFGRYLGILEANPNSAEWQAFINSLTTNLTAFFREGHHFPVLAEHARRRNGEFRVWSAAASTGEEPYSIAITLADTLGTAPGRWKVYASDIDTEVLEKARNGVYRQDELKTLSPQQLQRYFMRGTGPHDGLVRVRQELASHVEFTGLNLLDKQYNVPGPFDAIFCRNVMIYFDKETQQEILRRFVPLLKPDGLLFAGHSENFSNLVRDFSLRGQTVYALSKDKG
- the tar gene encoding methyl-accepting chemotaxis protein II, which codes for MFNRIRVVTLLMLVLGIFALLQLVSGGLLFSSLHKNQNSFVIANDLREQQTELTSTWDLMLQTRINLSRSAARMMMDPNNQQSSAKTDLLKNAKGTLAQAASHYNNFKAATPLPEMVEASGNIDEKFQNYHNALAELVQFLENGNMDAYFAQPTQGMQNALGEALSKYSTLSGKLYLTAFDESASDYQFAKWQLGIMAVVLALILVVVWYGIRHTLLNPLSRVVAHIREIAGGNLTNTLSVAGRNEIGELANTVHHMQRSLVDTVTQVREGSDAIYSGTSEIAAGNTDLSSRTEQQASALEETAASMEELTATVKQNADNARQASQLAQSASDTAQHGGKVVDNVVKTMHEIAGSSKKIADIISVIDGIAFQTNILALNAAVEAARAGEQGRGFAVVAGEVRNLASRSAQAAKEIKALIEDSVSRVDTGSVLVESAGDTMNDIVNAVTRVTDIMGEIASASDEQSRGIDQVALAVTEMDRVTQQNASLVQQSAAAAAALEEQASRLTMAVSAFRLAARPTADKAKEERASVEVQRTAQVRALSTEQDSNWETF
- a CDS encoding dicarboxylate/amino acid:cation symporter, which codes for MANSSKLTIFIVIFMLAGIASGAVIHTWASENVITAWSGNITLFTDMFLRLIKMVIAPLVFSTLTVGIMRLGETSTIGRVGGKAMLWFISSSVLSILVGLLIVSLEQPGSGLNLTIPTEAVETGLAVGGMSLKGFLSHTIPTSIAGAMADNEILQIVVFSLFFGIGGASLGEKFNAPLVAALDVVSHIMLKVTGYVMYVAPLAIFAAISSVIATEGLGILLNYASFIGGYYAAILLTCLVLLAAGYLVLKKEVFRLVSMLKDPVLVAFTTSSSEAAYPKTLEQLEKFGCSRSIVSFVLPIGYSFNLVGSMVYCSFASMFIAQAYNIHLSFAETGVLMLTLMLASKGIAGVPRSALVVLAATIPSFNIPVAGILLLMGIDHFLDMGRSAINVLGNGIATAMLAQDEGLLVESEQEEITQEVEA